A region from the Salvia splendens isolate huo1 chromosome 15, SspV2, whole genome shotgun sequence genome encodes:
- the LOC121767046 gene encoding norbelladine synthase-like: protein MYGTMSAEMTVDVPATEAWKLYGTLQLPKVAEEANSDFISRVDVVQGDGGARTILEVFFRPGMESFKEKFMVVDNEKRVKEAEVVNGGFLDLGFTMYRIRFNVID from the exons ATGTACGGAACAATGTCCGCTGAGATGACGGTTGATGTACCGGCAACCGAAGCGTGGAAGCTCTACGGCACTCTACAGCTCCCCAAAGTGGCGGAGGAAGCCAACTCCGACTTTATCAGCCGGGTCGACGTCGTCCAAGGGGACGGCGGCGCCAGAACCATTCTCGAAGTCTTTTTCCGTCCAG GAATGGAGTCGTTCAAGGAGAAATTCATGGTGGTGGATAACGAGAAGCGTGTGAAGGAGGCAGAGGTTGTGAACGGTGGATTTCTGGATCTAGGGTTCACGATGTATCGTATCAGATTCAATGTGATAGACTAA
- the LOC121767047 gene encoding calcium-dependent mitochondrial ATP-magnesium/phosphate carrier protein 2-like, translating to MLQPGQEVGPCHADHVLSALRDTKEEWDSRIRSLFSFFDSDNLGYLDSAVIEKGLSAMQIPADYKFAKELLLVCDANQDGRVDYQEFRKYMDDKELWDALVKTGIELDDDELASFVEHVDKDNNGIITFEEWRDFLLLYPHEGTIENIYRKRVYLVDIGEQAVIPEGISRHVHATKYLIAGGVVGAASHTATAPLDRLKVTLQVQTTQASSVCSAEGERKYSTEQSLSKFMLEKKAKATTVKPSRHISRRPTGAASAGSSKCKKSAVEN from the coding sequence ATGCTGCAACCCGGTCAAGAAGTCGGGCCCTGTCACGCTGACCACGTGCTCTCCGCCCTGCGCGACACTAAGGAGGAGTGGGACTCCAGAATCCGGAGTTTGTTCAGTTTCTTCGACTCCGATAATCTAGGGTATTTGGATTCCGCTGTGATTGAGAAGGGGCTTTCTGCGATGCAAATCCCCGCGGATTACAAGTTCGCCAAGGAGCTCTTGTTAGTCTGCGATGCCAATCAGGACGGGAGGGTTGATTACCAAGAGTTTAGGAAGTATATGGATGATAAGGAGCTCTGGGATGCTCTTGTCAAAACAGGGATAGAACTTGATGATGATGAACTTGCTAGTTTTGTTGAGCATGTCGATAAAGACAACAATGGAATCATAACATTTGAGGAATGGAGGGATTTTCTGCTTCTGTATCCGCATGAAGGCACCATAGAGAACATCTATCGGAAAAGGgtatatcttgtagatattggtGAACAGGCAGTGATTCCTGAAGGCATCAGCAGGCATGTTCATGcaacaaaatatttaattgcagGTGGAGTTGTCGGAGCAGCTTCTCATACTGCAACTGCACCTCTTGATCGTCTAAAGGTGACTTTACAAGTTCAGACTACGCAAGCTTCATCGGTTTGTTCggccgagggggagaggaagtattcgaccgaacaatcCCTCTCCAAATTTATGTTGGAGAAGAAGGCCAAAGCTACAACAGTGAAGCCGTCGCGTCACATCTCGAGAAGGCCGACCGGAGCCGCTTCGGCAGGCAGCAGCAAATGCAAGAAGTCGGCGGTTGAGAATTAG
- the LOC121766447 gene encoding (+)-pulegone reductase-like: MSLRTSKIQLKIPSGRDDAVLVKNLYLSIDPFILALMKNQELDLPSFTLDSPIYGFGVSKVLDSSHPNFKTGELVWGFTGWEEYSLIKDPDQLFKVQDKDLPLSYYIGILGMPGMTAYVGFFKFCSPKKGETVYASAASGAVGQLVGQFAKIAGCYVVGSAGSKEKVDLLKNKFGFDEAFNYKEEQDYNAALKRYFPDGIDIYFDNVGGKMLEAVLNNMRLNGRVALCGMISQYNSLEQPEGVHNLINALVKRVRMEGFFTSDHYHLYPKFLEMVVPLIKEQKITYVEEIAEGIESAPGALFGLYSGRNVGKLLVVVARE; encoded by the exons ATGTCGCTGagaacttccaaaattcagctCAAAATTCCCAGCGGTCGCGACGACGCCGTTTTGGTGAAGAATCTCTACTTATCCATCGATCCTTTTATTCTTGCCCTCATGAAGAATCAAGAGCTCGATTTACCTTCTTTCACGCTAGATTCT CCTATTTATGGATTTGGAGTGTCGAAAGTACTGGATTCGTCTCATCCAAATTTCAAGACGGGCGAGCTAGTTTGGGGGTTTACTGGTTGGGAGGAGTATAGCCTTATTAAAGATCCAGACCAATTGTTTAAGGTTCAAGATAAAGATTTGCCCCTCTCTTATTATATAGGGATTCTTG GCATGCCTGGCATGACAGCTTATGTTGGTTTTTTCAAGTTTTGCTCTCCCAAAAAGGGGGAAACTGTGTATGCCTCTGCTGCATCCGGAGCTGTTGGTCAGCTCGTTGGTCAGTTTGCAAAGATCGCAGGGTGTTACGTTGTTGGGAGTGCGGGGAGCAAAGAAAAG GTCGATCTcttgaagaacaaatttgggTTTGACGAAGCATTCAACTACAAAGAAGAGCAAGACTATAATGCAGCGTTGAAGAG GTACTTCCCCGATGGCATCGACATCTACTTTGATAACGTGGGAGGGAAGATGCTCGAAGCGGTGCTAAACAACATGAGACTCAACGGCCGTGTTGCGCTTTGTGGGATGATCTCCCAATACAACAGCCTTGAGCAGCCCGAAGGCGTCCACAACTTGATTAACGCATTAGTAAAACGGGTCCGTATGGAAGGATTTTTCACTAGCGACCACTACCATCTCTACCCCAAGTTCCTGGAGATGGTTGTGCCTCTAATCAAGGAACAGAAGATCACATACGTCGAAGAAATAGCCGAAGGCATTGAAAGCGCGCCTGGGGCTCTCTTTGGCTTATACTCCGGTCGCAACGTAGGGAAGCTATTGGTGGTGGTTGCTCGTGAGTAA